From Ramlibacter tataouinensis, the proteins below share one genomic window:
- a CDS encoding TetR/AcrR family transcriptional regulator produces the protein METKTAIPSRKQQTHDRILDTAARALRDTGFYGIGVADIMKKAGLTHGGFYAHFPSREALLAEALERAGADSRLRLQKSIAAAEAKGMSRFRALVESYLSDRHLKAPDSGCPVAALASEMPRQSDLVREAAAHRVQSLVAYVQECLPPAHDTDTAAVVTSQLAGALQLARTLGDNARGRKHLAAVRRFLLEQFD, from the coding sequence ATGGAAACCAAAACCGCCATCCCCAGCCGCAAGCAGCAGACGCACGACCGGATCTTGGACACGGCCGCGCGCGCGCTGCGCGATACAGGCTTCTACGGCATAGGCGTGGCGGACATCATGAAAAAAGCCGGGCTGACGCACGGCGGCTTCTACGCGCACTTCCCCTCGCGCGAGGCTTTGCTGGCGGAAGCGCTGGAGCGTGCCGGCGCGGACAGCCGGCTGCGTTTGCAAAAGTCGATCGCGGCCGCTGAGGCCAAGGGCATGAGCCGTTTCCGGGCGCTGGTCGAGAGCTACCTCTCCGATAGACACCTGAAGGCGCCGGATTCCGGCTGCCCTGTGGCCGCCCTCGCCTCGGAGATGCCGCGGCAGTCGGACCTGGTGCGAGAGGCGGCTGCGCATCGCGTGCAGTCCCTGGTCGCCTACGTGCAAGAGTGCCTGCCACCCGCTCACGATACGGACACCGCAGCCGTAGTGACGAGCCAGCTCGCAGGGGCTCTTCAGCTGGCCCGCACGCTCGGCGACAACGCCCGAGGCCGCAAACACTTGGCGGCCGTGCGCCGCTTCCTGCTGGAGCAATTCGACTAA